The proteins below come from a single Pedobacter aquae genomic window:
- a CDS encoding OmpA family protein — translation MMALLAITIFYSSCKSKKVVAPPAPEPVAAAPAPAPAPAPVVKDTDNDGIPDDKDECPEEKGTAASKGCPEAVAQVFNYKNIQFEFNSSVLKTSSYVALDEIARMMKTKPEAKFQLNGHSSAEGTEQRNMMLSVDRANAVKAYLVNNGIKSSNLITKGFGESSPLVSNDTEDGRAKNRRVEVKPM, via the coding sequence ATGATGGCATTATTAGCCATTACAATTTTTTACAGCTCTTGTAAATCTAAAAAAGTGGTAGCACCACCAGCGCCAGAACCTGTAGCTGCAGCACCTGCACCAGCTCCGGCACCAGCGCCTGTAGTAAAAGACACAGATAATGATGGTATTCCTGATGATAAAGACGAATGTCCTGAAGAGAAAGGAACAGCAGCATCTAAAGGTTGCCCTGAAGCAGTAGCGCAAGTGTTTAATTACAAAAATATTCAGTTTGAGTTTAACTCATCAGTTCTAAAAACTTCTTCTTATGTAGCTTTAGATGAGATTGCAAGAATGATGAAAACTAAGCCAGAAGCTAAATTTCAATTAAACGGGCATTCTTCTGCGGAAGGTACAGAACAAAGAAATATGATGCTTTCTGTTGACAGAGCTAATGCTGTTAAAGCTTATTTAGTAAACAACGGAATTAAATCAAGCAATTTAATTACCAAAGGTTTTGGCGAGTCTTCTCCTTTAGTATCAAATGATACAGAAGATGGAAGAGCGAAAAATAGAAGGGTAGAAGTTAAGCCGATGTAA
- a CDS encoding zinc-binding alcohol dehydrogenase family protein, translated as MKVLECQEPGKFAYRTAAEPVLEKGQAIIKIKRIGICGTDLHAFEGTQPFFSYPRILGHELAGELIAVDGAPDFKVGESVSFIPYFNCGKCVACRNQKPNCCAAIQVFGVHIDGGMAEYVSVPSYALLHGHQLGFDALALVEPLAIGAHGVRRAQVTPGEFVLVIGAGPIGLGTMEFARIAGAKVIALDINENRLSFCKERLKVDYTINALQADVTEELKRITNGDMPTVVIDATGNLKAINNAFQYMAHGARFVLIGLQKGDISFSHPEFHKREATLMSSRNATREDFEHVIKAMENKEVDPTTYITHRVKFDEVKDQFHTWLNPENGVIKAVVDLD; from the coding sequence ATGAAAGTATTAGAATGCCAGGAGCCGGGGAAATTTGCATACAGAACAGCCGCAGAACCTGTTTTAGAAAAAGGACAAGCCATCATTAAAATAAAAAGAATAGGCATTTGTGGTACAGATCTTCATGCTTTTGAAGGCACACAACCTTTTTTTAGCTACCCAAGAATATTAGGTCATGAATTAGCTGGCGAACTTATAGCTGTAGACGGTGCCCCTGATTTTAAAGTTGGAGAATCGGTAAGTTTTATCCCTTATTTTAACTGTGGCAAATGTGTGGCTTGTAGAAATCAGAAGCCTAACTGCTGTGCCGCAATACAAGTTTTTGGTGTTCATATTGATGGTGGCATGGCAGAATATGTATCGGTTCCATCTTATGCTTTATTACATGGCCATCAATTAGGTTTTGATGCTTTGGCTTTGGTAGAACCCTTAGCTATTGGCGCCCATGGCGTAAGAAGAGCACAAGTTACACCCGGCGAATTTGTTTTGGTTATTGGCGCAGGCCCCATTGGCTTAGGCACTATGGAATTTGCCCGTATTGCCGGAGCAAAAGTAATTGCTTTAGATATTAATGAAAACCGACTTTCTTTCTGTAAAGAGCGTTTAAAAGTTGATTATACCATTAATGCTTTGCAGGCAGATGTTACTGAAGAACTCAAAAGAATTACCAATGGCGATATGCCAACTGTAGTGATTGACGCTACCGGAAATTTAAAAGCCATCAACAACGCTTTCCAATACATGGCACATGGAGCAAGATTTGTTTTGATAGGTTTACAAAAAGGCGATATCAGCTTTAGTCACCCAGAGTTTCATAAAAGAGAAGCTACCTTAATGAGCAGTAGAAATGCTACCCGTGAGGATTTTGAGCATGTGATAAAAGCTATGGAAAATAAAGAAGTAGACCCTACCACTTATATCACACATCGTGTAAAGTTTGACGAGGTTAAAGATCAGTTTCATACTTGGCTAAATCCAGAAAATGGCGTTATTAAAGCTGTGGTGGATTTGGATTAA
- the rlmH gene encoding 23S rRNA (pseudouridine(1915)-N(3))-methyltransferase RlmH has translation MKITLLTVGKTEDKYILEGIEKYLKRLKHYIKFEIIEIPELKKTKSLSEDQQKNKEAEIIFKQLNHTDHVVLLDERGKELSSMHFADFMNKKMIGSVQQLVFIVGGPYGFDASLHQRAQDKLSLSKMTFSHQMVRLFFVEQVYRAFTILKGEPYHHE, from the coding sequence ATGAAAATTACACTCTTAACCGTTGGTAAAACCGAAGATAAATACATCTTAGAAGGGATAGAAAAATACCTCAAGAGATTAAAGCATTATATCAAATTTGAAATCATTGAAATCCCCGAATTAAAAAAAACAAAGAGTTTAAGTGAAGACCAACAAAAGAACAAAGAGGCCGAAATTATTTTTAAGCAATTGAACCATACAGACCATGTGGTGTTATTAGACGAAAGAGGAAAAGAATTAAGCTCTATGCATTTTGCCGATTTTATGAATAAGAAAATGATTGGCAGTGTACAACAATTGGTTTTTATTGTAGGCGGCCCTTATGGTTTTGATGCCAGTTTACATCAAAGAGCGCAAGATAAATTATCACTCTCTAAGATGACTTTTTCGCATCAAATGGTAAGGCTTTTCTTTGTTGAACAAGTTTATAGGGCTTTCACCATCCTTAAAGGAGAGCCTTATCATCACGAATAA
- a CDS encoding MutS-related protein: MSSTDILQDYQSQISDFKAQNKALKKLINKYSFARLGLFLLAILLIKLFFNVGLTAVAFIAVFLLLGFLILVKIQQKKVDLLRFQETKLRLLENELAVLAGGINCYDDGTDFIDAQHPYTDDLDIFGPQSLYHYLNRCASHEATKTLAAWLKAPATLAAIKERHAAVQELKSVQKEGLAFRTRLFLLEPNLLTTLGLFIAKDLGALLQFLNQQRLKNVVRVLPFINLSALAVAIFLGGAWWSVLGLLLLGNGLFYSFFKNKIDVVHLQVEKAANALDAYAQNVKWIEDKYWENNLINNLLQDIKPEIPLSEKINSLRKLVVRLNYRLNMLVGSFLNLFFQWDLRTLLMLKDWHQQHQHSIVAGFELMAQVEALLSLSNLDYNHPEWVYPQLEQDFTFNARALGHPLIPAKERVNNHFSLATQATTDVITGSNMAGKSTFLRTVGVNMVLAFAGSKVCASSFKTSIFKLVSYMRIKDSLQNQTSTFKAEIDRLKMILDYTQQEKQAFVLIDEMLRGTNSKDKYLGTKVFIKKLIAQATPGFIATHDLQIADLEQEYPQQLRNFHFDIQLQGSEMYFDYQIKLGKCETFNASLLLKAIGLNIGDEHKLS, encoded by the coding sequence ATGTCTTCAACTGATATTCTACAAGATTATCAATCGCAAATTTCGGACTTTAAAGCGCAAAATAAAGCACTTAAAAAGTTAATCAATAAGTATTCCTTTGCTCGTTTAGGCTTGTTTCTATTGGCTATATTGCTTATTAAACTCTTTTTTAATGTTGGCCTCACTGCTGTAGCTTTTATTGCTGTATTTCTTTTATTAGGCTTCTTGATATTGGTTAAAATACAACAAAAGAAGGTGGATTTGCTCCGCTTTCAAGAAACTAAATTAAGACTTTTAGAAAATGAGCTAGCGGTATTGGCAGGGGGTATAAATTGCTATGATGATGGTACTGATTTTATAGATGCTCAACATCCTTATACCGATGATTTAGATATTTTTGGTCCTCAATCTTTATATCATTACCTCAATAGGTGTGCTTCTCATGAGGCTACCAAAACCTTGGCCGCCTGGCTAAAAGCGCCAGCAACATTAGCAGCTATTAAAGAGCGCCATGCGGCTGTACAAGAGTTAAAGTCTGTGCAAAAAGAAGGACTAGCGTTTAGGACACGTTTGTTTTTATTAGAACCAAATCTTTTAACCACTTTAGGCCTTTTTATAGCAAAAGATTTAGGCGCTCTGTTGCAGTTCTTAAATCAGCAAAGACTAAAAAATGTGGTTCGGGTTTTACCTTTTATCAATCTATCAGCTTTAGCTGTCGCGATATTTTTAGGGGGTGCTTGGTGGAGTGTTTTAGGTTTGCTTTTATTAGGAAACGGACTTTTCTACTCTTTCTTTAAAAATAAGATAGATGTAGTACATCTTCAGGTAGAGAAAGCCGCAAATGCTTTAGATGCCTATGCCCAAAATGTGAAATGGATAGAAGATAAGTATTGGGAAAACAACTTGATCAATAATTTACTTCAAGATATAAAGCCAGAAATACCGCTAAGCGAAAAAATAAATAGTCTTAGAAAATTGGTAGTAAGGTTAAACTATCGTTTAAATATGCTGGTGGGTTCTTTCCTTAATCTTTTTTTTCAATGGGATTTACGTACGCTTTTGATGCTTAAAGATTGGCATCAGCAACACCAACATAGTATTGTAGCAGGCTTTGAGCTGATGGCACAAGTAGAAGCTTTATTAAGCTTATCAAATTTAGATTATAACCATCCAGAATGGGTTTATCCGCAATTAGAACAGGATTTTACTTTTAATGCCAGAGCTTTGGGGCATCCGCTCATTCCTGCAAAAGAGCGAGTAAATAACCACTTTTCTTTAGCTACACAAGCTACCACAGATGTGATTACAGGCTCTAATATGGCAGGGAAATCAACATTTTTAAGAACAGTAGGGGTAAATATGGTTTTAGCTTTTGCAGGTTCAAAAGTTTGTGCTTCAAGTTTCAAAACTTCCATTTTTAAATTGGTAAGCTATATGCGGATAAAAGATTCCTTGCAAAATCAAACTTCAACTTTTAAGGCCGAAATAGATAGGTTAAAAATGATTTTAGATTATACACAGCAAGAAAAACAGGCTTTTGTATTGATAGATGAAATGCTGCGTGGAACCAATAGCAAAGATAAATACCTGGGTACCAAAGTATTTATCAAGAAACTGATAGCGCAAGCTACACCAGGCTTTATTGCTACGCATGATTTACAAATTGCTGATTTAGAACAAGAATATCCACAGCAATTGCGAAACTTTCATTTCGATATACAATTACAAGGGAGTGAAATGTATTTTGATTATCAGATAAAACTTGGAAAGTGCGAAACTTTTAATGCTTCTTTACTTTTAAAAGCCATTGGTCTGAATATTGGTGATGAACATAAGTTATCTTAA
- a CDS encoding SulP family inorganic anion transporter, which produces MKAPLQLFDFKQKIDYKIEILAGLTVAMTMVPESLSFAILAGFPPLVGLYAAFMMGLVTAVFGGRPGMVSGGAGATAVVLIALMQDHGLDYVLAAVALAGLIQILVGLFKLGKFIRLVPQPVMYGFVNGLAVIIFTSQFQQLKTLVNGQEVWLSGQALYTMLGLIALTIVIVIGFPKITKAIPASLVAIIVVFILVLTLGIDTKTVQDIASVSGGFPPFHIPQIPFNLETLELIFPYALIMAGVGLTESLLTLNLVDEITHTKGKGNKECLALGSANLLNGFFYGMGGCAMIAQTLINLSAGARARLSSIIAAFTILLIVLVGAPVIEKVPIAALVGVMFMVAIGTFEWISFRIINKMPKQDIFTGILVALITIWLHNLALAVLIGVVISALVFAWESAKRIRAKKYIDEQGIKHYEIYGPLFFASVSQFTEKFDIQNDPQEVIIDFKESRVADMSGIDALHKLTERYQQAGKTLHLKHLSEDCRRLLANAQGIIDVNILEDPDYPVMTDKA; this is translated from the coding sequence TTGAAAGCCCCATTGCAACTCTTTGATTTTAAACAAAAAATAGATTATAAGATAGAAATACTAGCAGGTTTAACAGTAGCCATGACCATGGTTCCAGAATCTTTATCCTTTGCCATATTAGCAGGTTTCCCTCCTTTGGTAGGTTTATATGCTGCTTTTATGATGGGTTTGGTAACTGCTGTTTTTGGCGGCAGACCCGGTATGGTTTCTGGCGGGGCGGGTGCTACAGCTGTTGTGCTTATTGCATTAATGCAGGATCATGGCTTAGATTATGTCCTTGCCGCAGTAGCTCTGGCCGGATTAATCCAAATTCTAGTGGGCTTATTTAAATTAGGTAAATTTATTAGGTTAGTACCACAACCTGTTATGTATGGTTTTGTGAATGGTTTGGCGGTGATTATTTTTACCTCTCAATTTCAACAACTCAAAACCTTAGTCAACGGGCAAGAAGTATGGTTAAGCGGACAAGCCCTGTATACCATGTTAGGTTTAATAGCGCTCACCATTGTAATAGTTATAGGTTTTCCTAAAATTACGAAAGCTATTCCCGCTTCCTTGGTAGCTATTATTGTTGTCTTTATCTTGGTTTTAACCTTGGGTATAGATACCAAAACGGTACAGGATATTGCTTCAGTAAGTGGCGGCTTCCCTCCTTTTCATATACCTCAGATACCTTTTAACCTGGAAACATTAGAGCTAATTTTCCCTTATGCCTTAATTATGGCTGGCGTTGGCTTAACAGAAAGTTTGTTAACCCTCAATCTGGTTGATGAAATTACCCATACCAAAGGAAAAGGGAATAAAGAATGCTTGGCTTTAGGTAGTGCCAACCTCCTGAATGGTTTCTTTTATGGCATGGGTGGTTGCGCCATGATAGCCCAAACCCTTATTAACCTTTCTGCTGGTGCAAGAGCCCGTTTATCAAGTATTATTGCTGCCTTTACCATTTTATTGATTGTTTTGGTAGGTGCTCCTGTGATAGAAAAAGTTCCTATTGCTGCTTTAGTGGGCGTCATGTTTATGGTAGCCATAGGCACTTTTGAATGGATAAGTTTTCGCATCATCAATAAAATGCCTAAACAAGATATTTTTACAGGTATTTTGGTTGCACTCATCACCATTTGGTTGCATAATCTAGCTTTAGCAGTACTTATAGGGGTGGTGATATCTGCTTTGGTATTTGCCTGGGAAAGTGCAAAGAGAATCAGAGCTAAGAAATATATAGATGAACAAGGTATCAAACATTATGAAATATATGGGCCTTTGTTCTTTGCTTCGGTAAGCCAATTTACAGAAAAGTTCGATATCCAAAACGACCCTCAAGAAGTCATCATTGATTTTAAAGAAAGCAGAGTTGCAGATATGTCTGGGATAGATGCCCTTCATAAACTAACAGAAAGGTATCAACAAGCGGGTAAAACCTTGCACTTGAAACATTTGAGTGAAGATTGTAGACGTTTATTAGCCAATGCCCAAGGGATTATTGATGTAAATATTCTGGAAGATCCGGATTATCCGGTGATGACGGATAAGGCTTAG
- a CDS encoding amidohydrolase family protein — MKIDAHQHFWVYDPIKYDWISDDMSVIRQNHLPEDLHPILKENGLDACITVQSHQSEEENDFQLANASKNDFIKGVVGWVDLQADNIEERLAYYQQFPIMKGFRHVLQGEQDRALMLKKEFMNGISKLQQFGFTYDILIFEDQIDFSSTLVETFPNQAFVLDHIAKPDIKHQKITDWEKAIKKLAQHENVSCKVSGMVTEADWKNWKQADFEPYLDVVFNAFGTDRLMYGSDWPVCRVAADYKQVLEIFKTYIQSLSSTEQDKVMGENAAKFYNI, encoded by the coding sequence TTCTGGGTGTACGACCCTATAAAATACGATTGGATTTCGGATGACATGTCGGTCATCAGGCAAAACCATTTACCTGAAGATTTACATCCCATCTTAAAAGAAAATGGTTTAGATGCTTGTATTACGGTACAATCTCATCAATCAGAAGAAGAAAATGATTTTCAGCTTGCTAACGCTTCCAAAAATGATTTCATTAAAGGCGTAGTAGGTTGGGTTGATTTACAAGCTGACAATATAGAAGAACGCTTGGCTTATTACCAGCAGTTTCCTATCATGAAGGGCTTCCGCCATGTTTTACAAGGCGAGCAAGATAGAGCGCTGATGTTGAAAAAGGAGTTTATGAATGGTATTTCTAAACTTCAGCAATTTGGCTTTACTTATGATATCCTCATTTTTGAAGACCAAATTGATTTCTCCAGCACTTTGGTTGAAACTTTCCCTAACCAAGCTTTCGTACTAGACCATATCGCTAAACCGGATATTAAACATCAAAAAATTACAGATTGGGAAAAAGCCATTAAAAAACTTGCTCAGCATGAAAATGTATCCTGTAAAGTTTCGGGTATGGTTACAGAAGCCGATTGGAAAAATTGGAAACAAGCGGATTTTGAACCTTATCTGGATGTTGTTTTTAATGCTTTTGGTACAGATAGGTTGATGTATGGTAGCGATTGGCCGGTTTGCAGAGTTGCCGCAGATTATAAACAGGTTTTAGAGATTTTTAAAACTTATATCCAATCTTTATCCAGCACAGAACAAGACAAGGTGATGGGCGAAAACGCTGCTAAATTTTATAATATATAA
- a CDS encoding type II toxin-antitoxin system RelE/ParE family toxin, which translates to MSKNQKHRSITFYKNYFQDFFIKQNKKVKAKIVWTFELLEDLQRVPETYLKHIENTDGLYEIRVQIGSDIFRIFCFFDEGKLVVLANGFQKKTQKTPKKEIEIALKIKAEYESEK; encoded by the coding sequence GTGAGCAAAAATCAGAAGCACAGAAGTATAACGTTTTATAAGAACTACTTTCAAGACTTCTTTATTAAACAGAACAAAAAAGTAAAAGCAAAAATTGTTTGGACTTTTGAATTGCTTGAAGACTTACAAAGAGTTCCAGAAACTTATCTTAAACATATTGAAAATACTGATGGACTTTATGAAATACGGGTTCAAATAGGTAGCGATATTTTTAGAATTTTTTGCTTTTTTGATGAAGGGAAACTGGTTGTTTTAGCTAACGGTTTCCAAAAGAAAACACAAAAGACTCCAAAGAAAGAAATAGAAATAGCACTTAAAATTAAAGCAGAATATGAAAGCGAAAAATAA
- a CDS encoding helix-turn-helix domain-containing protein, whose translation MKAKNKSLTTLEEFKETNYGKRGTKERDELEAGYEVFKIGALIHDTRIELGMTQKQLAEKVGTTKSYISKIENNIKEARISTLQKIIELGFGGRLELNVKI comes from the coding sequence ATGAAAGCGAAAAATAAAAGCTTAACAACTCTTGAAGAGTTCAAAGAAACAAACTACGGAAAACGTGGAACAAAAGAGCGTGATGAACTTGAAGCAGGTTATGAAGTATTTAAAATTGGTGCTTTGATTCACGATACAAGAATTGAATTAGGAATGACACAAAAGCAACTTGCCGAAAAAGTGGGGACAACCAAATCTTATATTTCAAAAATTGAGAACAACATCAAAGAAGCTCGTATTTCTACACTTCAAAAAATTATTGAACTTGGTTTTGGTGGCCGACTTGAACTGAATGTAAAAATTTAG